A single window of Arvicola amphibius chromosome 15, mArvAmp1.2, whole genome shotgun sequence DNA harbors:
- the Ripor1 gene encoding rho family-interacting cell polarization regulator 1 isoform X1 yields MNSKKRGEACVHDSVSKKVLKKSGEGGALLSALPPTLGIPGRREDAGVKAPASWWSPARTHSMMSLSVRPQRRLLSARVNRSQSFAGVLGSHERGPRSFTVFSPPGPPRKPLVLSRVSRMFSVAHPAPKVPQPERLDLVYAALKRGLTAYLEVHQQEQEKLQGQIKESKRNSRLGFLYDLDKQVKSIERFLRRLEFHASKIDEMYEAYCVQRRLRDGAYNMVRAYSTGSPGSREARDSLAEATRGHREYTESMCLLENELEAQLGEFHLRMKGLAGFARLCVGDQYEICMKYGRQRWRLRGRIESSGKQVWDSEETVFLPLLTEFLSIKVTELKGLANHVVVGSVSCETKDLFAALPQVVAVDINDLGTIKLSLEVIWSPFDKDDQPSAASTVNKASTVTKRFSTYSQSPPDTPSLREQAFYNMLRRQDELENGTAWSLSSESSDDSSSPQLSGTARHSSTPKPLVQQPEPLPIQVAFRRPEPLSSSSMEEEPAVAPALVNGHAPYSRTLSHISEASVDAALTEAVEAAGSESPVPGPSPLVYPDSAHVEHFNSVPPVPDTRHSATRPTPSTTGPAPTCTDPASSTPLDLIHKATNSDHSECPSLTHTSSTYSAVSAVNSVPSPSSTTVDSTPKPTPSALATTGSSPSAPDPARAITSPPHTTPSPTHTTASLTHTTASPTHSSPGPTHTTISPTCTTPSPTNATLSPSHRTTSPTRKTGVSTHTTTSHTNSAVDPVQITTSHISTTESPTPSIDLAVSSSSSSSADPALPGTEPLPCSHPAITPYTKTADPTASCTSYQSLACSGSKSLISPAPNSPEQTPKSPSSSPSSAAPAPQHSELSQATAAQAPVPEATEGAGDKRLEEALGTLMAALDDYRGQFPELQGLEQEVTRLESLLMQRQGLTRSRASSLSITVEHALESFSFLNDDEDEDNDGPGARPTSSPEAVAEDRLDSSNVQSLSTGCPALDATLVQHLYHCSRLLLKLGTFGPLRCQEAWALERLLREARVLEEVCEHSKLWGTAATSAQEVVQFSASRSGFLTFWDQCTEGLSPFICPVEQVLLTFCSQYGARLSLRQPGLAEAVCVKFLEDALGRKLPRRPQPGPGEQFTIFQFWSYVEALDSPSMDAYVTETAEEVLLVQNLNSDDQAVVLKALRLAPEGRLRRDGLRALSSLLVHGNNKVMAAVSTQLRSLSLGPVFRERALLCFLDQLEDEDVQTRVAGCLALGCIKAPEGIEPLVYLCQTDTEAVREAARQSLQQCGEEGQSAHRRLEESLDALPRIFGPSSMASTAF; encoded by the exons ATGAACTCCAAGAAGAGAG GAGAAGCGTGCGTCCATGACTCAGTTTCCAAGAAGGTTCTAAAGAAAAGTGGAGAAGGCGGGGCACTTCTCTCGGCGCTGCCCCCCACTCTGGGAATCCCCGGGCGCCGGGAGGACGCTGGTGTCAAGGCGCCTGCGAGTTGGT GGAGCCCCGCGCGGACTCATTCCATGATGTCCCTGTCGGTGCGGCCGCAGCGCCGCCTGCTCAGCGCCCGGGTCAATAGGAGCCAGTCCTTCGCAGGCGTCCTCGGCAGCCACGAGCGCGGGCCCAG GAGCTTCACGGTCTTCAGCCCACCAGGGCCCCCACGGAAGCCTCTAGTGCTCTCCCGAGTATCGAGGATGTTTTCCGTAGCCCACCCAGCCCCCAAGGTGCCACAGCCAGAGCGGCTGGACCTGGTGTATGCCGCCCTTAAGCGGGGATTGAC GGCCTACTTGGAAGTGCATCAGCAGGAGCAGGAGAAGCTCCAGGGCCAGATAAAAGAGTCCAAGAGGAATTCTCGCCTA GGCTTCCTGTATGACTTGGACAAG CAAGTCAAGTCCATTGAACGTTTTCTTCGACGGCTGGAGTTCCATGCCAGTAAG ATTGACGAGATGTATGAAGCATACTGTGTCCAGCGGCGTCTCCGGGATGGTGCCTACAATATGGTCCGTGCATACAGCACGGGGTCTCCCGGGAGTCGAGAGGCCCGAGATAGCCTGGCTGAGGCCACTAGAGGGCACCGAGAGTACACAGAG AGCATGTGTCTTCTGGAGAATGAGCTAGAGGCACAGCTGGGCGAGTTTCATCTCCGGATGAAAG GGCTGGCTGGCTTCGCCAGGCTGTGTGTAGGCGATCAGTATGAG ATCTGTATGAAATATGGCCGCCAGCGATGGCGACTGCGAGGCCGAATAGAGAGCAGTGGGAAGCAGGTGTGGGACAGCGAAGAGACCGTCTTTCTTCCCCTGCTCACGGAGTTCCTGTCCATCAAG GTGACCGAACTGAAGGGCCTGGCTAACCATGTCGTTGTGGGCAGTGTCTCCTGTGAGACCAAGGACCTATTTGCTGCCCTGCCCCAGGTTGTGGCTGTGGACATCAATGACCTTGGCACCATCAAGCTCAGCCTGGAAGTCATATGGAG TCCCTTTGACAAGGATGACCAGCCCTCAGCAGCTTCTACAGTCAACAAAGCTTCCACTGTCACCAAGCGATTCTCCACATACAGCCAGAGCCCACCAGACACACCCTCGCTTCGGGAGCAGGCCTTCTAT AACATGCTACGGCGGCAGGACGAGCTAGAGAACGGGACGGCATGGTCCCTGTCATCTGAATCTTCAGATGACTCGTCCAGCCCACAGCTCTCAGGCACTGCTCGTCATTCATCAACGCCCAAGCCCCTGGTGCAGCAGCCAGAGCCCCTGCCCATCCAAGTTGCCTTCCGAAGGCCAGAGCCCCTCAGCTCTAGCTCCATGGAAGAAGAGCCAGCTGTGGCTCCCGCCCTGGTCAATGGGCATGCCCCTTACAGCCGGACTCTCAGCCACATCAGTGAGGCCAGTGTGGATGCTGCCCTGACTGAGGCTGTGGAAGCAGCAGGCTCAGAAAGCCCAGTCCCAGGACCTAGCCCACTTGTATATCCAGACTCCGCCCATGTGGAGCATTTCAATAGTGTTCCTCCTGTCCCAGACACTCGCCATTCTGCCACAAGACCCACCCCAAGTACAACTGGCCCTGCCCCCACATGTACAGACCCTGCCTCATCTACGCCACTAGACTTAATTCACAAAGCCACAAACTCTGATCATTCTGAGTGTCCAAGCCTCACACATACAAGCTCTACCTACAGTGCTGTAAGCGCTGTCAACAGTGTTCCAAGCCCATCTTCCACTACTGTAGATTCTACCCCCAAACCCACGCCCTCCGCCCTTGCCACTACAGGCTCTAGCCCCAGTGCTCCAGACCCAGCCCGGGCTATCACAAGCCCTCCTCACACCACCCCGAGCCCCACCCACACCACTGCCAGTCTCACCCACACTACCGCCAGCCCTACACATAGCAGCCCGGGCCCCACCCACACCACTATAAGTCCTACTTGCACTACTCCAAGCCCCACCAATGCCACTCTGAGCCCCAGTCACAGGACCACTAGCCCTACTCGAAAAACTGGGGTGTCAACTCATACCACTACAAGTCATACCAACAGTGCTGTGGACCCAGTCCAGATCACTACAAGCCACATTTCCACAACGGAAAGCCCTACCCCTTCTATAGACCTTGCTGTaagctccagctcctcctcctccgcagACCCCGCACTCCCAGGCACTGAACCTCTGCCTTGTAGCCACCCAGCCATCACTCCCTACACTAAAACAGCCGACCCCACAGCATCCTGCACCTCTTACCAGAGTCTTGCTTGTTCTGGTTCAAAGTCCCTCATAAGCCCTGCCCCAAATTCCCCAGAACAAACCCCTAAGAGCCCAAGTTCCTCTCCCTCATCCGCGGCCCCTGCACCCCAACATTCAGAACTTAGCCAGGCCACAGCTGCTCAAGCCCCAGTCCCTGAAGCAACCGAAGGAGCTGGGGACAAAAGGCTTGAAGAGGCCTTGGGGACCCTAATGGCTGCCCTGGATGATTATCGTGGTCAGTTCCCTGAGCTGCAGGGCTTGGAGCAGGAGGTGACTCGCCTGGAGAGTCTGCTCATG CAGAGGCAAGGCCTGACCCGAAGCAGGGCCTCCAGTCTTAGCATCACGGTGGAACATGCCCTGGAGAGCTTCAGCTTCCTCAATGACGATGAAGATGAAGACAACGACGGTCCTGGGGCCAG GCCCACAAGCAGCCCAGAGGCTGTGGCAGAGGACAGATTAGACTCATCAAATGTCCAGTCCCTAAGCACAGGGTGTCCAGCCCTGGATGCTACCTTGGTCCAGCACCTGTACCACTGCAGCCGCCTCCTGCTG AAACTGGGCACATTTGGGCCCCTGCGCTGCCAGGAGGCATGGGCCCTAGAACGGCTGCTGAGGGAGGCGCGTGTGCTCGAGGAAGTGTGTGAGCACAGCAAGCTATGGGGGACTGCTGCCACCTCTGCCCAGGAAG TGGTGCAGTTCTCAGCCTCTCGGTCCGGCTTCCTGACCTTTTGGGACCAGTGTACAGAGGGACTCAGCCCCTTCATCTGCCCCGTGGAGCAGGTGCTCCTCACTTTCTGCAGCCAGTACGGTGCCCGTCTTTCCCTGCGCCAGCCAGGCTTAGCCGAGGCTG TGTGTGTGAAGTTCCTGGAAGACGCCCTGGGGCGGAAGCTGCCTAGGAGGCCCCAACCAGGCCCCGGAGAACAGTTCACCATCTTCCAATTCTGGAGTTACGTAGAAGCCTTGGACAGCCCCTCCATGGATGCCTATGTGACAGAGACTGCAGAGGAGG TGTTACTGGTACAGAATCTGAACTCTGATGACCAGGCTGTTGTGCTGAAAGCCCTGAGGTTAGCACCCGAGGGGCGCCTGCGAAGGGATGGGCTTCGGGCTCTTAGCTCCCTGCTGGTCCACGGCAATAACAAAGTCATGGCTGCAGTCAGCACCCAACTTCGGAGCCTCTCACTCGGTCCTGTCTTCCGGGAAAGG GCTCTTTTGTGCTTCCTGGACCAACTTGAGGATGAGGATGTACAGACTCGAGTGGCCGGATGCCTGGCTTTGGGCTGTATCAAG GCTCCTGAGGGTATTGAACCCCTGGTGTACTTGTGCCAAACAGACACGGAAGCTGTGAGAGAAGCTGCCCGGCAGAGCCTACAGCAGTGTG GGGAAGAAGGACAGTCTGCTCATCGGCGGCTAGAAGAGTCCCTGGATGCTCTGCCTCGCATCTTTGGGCCCAGCAGCATGGCCAGCACAGCATTCTGA
- the Ripor1 gene encoding rho family-interacting cell polarization regulator 1 isoform X2 — MNSKKRGSPARTHSMMSLSVRPQRRLLSARVNRSQSFAGVLGSHERGPRSFTVFSPPGPPRKPLVLSRVSRMFSVAHPAPKVPQPERLDLVYAALKRGLTAYLEVHQQEQEKLQGQIKESKRNSRLGFLYDLDKQVKSIERFLRRLEFHASKIDEMYEAYCVQRRLRDGAYNMVRAYSTGSPGSREARDSLAEATRGHREYTESMCLLENELEAQLGEFHLRMKGLAGFARLCVGDQYEICMKYGRQRWRLRGRIESSGKQVWDSEETVFLPLLTEFLSIKVTELKGLANHVVVGSVSCETKDLFAALPQVVAVDINDLGTIKLSLEVIWSPFDKDDQPSAASTVNKASTVTKRFSTYSQSPPDTPSLREQAFYNMLRRQDELENGTAWSLSSESSDDSSSPQLSGTARHSSTPKPLVQQPEPLPIQVAFRRPEPLSSSSMEEEPAVAPALVNGHAPYSRTLSHISEASVDAALTEAVEAAGSESPVPGPSPLVYPDSAHVEHFNSVPPVPDTRHSATRPTPSTTGPAPTCTDPASSTPLDLIHKATNSDHSECPSLTHTSSTYSAVSAVNSVPSPSSTTVDSTPKPTPSALATTGSSPSAPDPARAITSPPHTTPSPTHTTASLTHTTASPTHSSPGPTHTTISPTCTTPSPTNATLSPSHRTTSPTRKTGVSTHTTTSHTNSAVDPVQITTSHISTTESPTPSIDLAVSSSSSSSADPALPGTEPLPCSHPAITPYTKTADPTASCTSYQSLACSGSKSLISPAPNSPEQTPKSPSSSPSSAAPAPQHSELSQATAAQAPVPEATEGAGDKRLEEALGTLMAALDDYRGQFPELQGLEQEVTRLESLLMQRQGLTRSRASSLSITVEHALESFSFLNDDEDEDNDGPGARPTSSPEAVAEDRLDSSNVQSLSTGCPALDATLVQHLYHCSRLLLKLGTFGPLRCQEAWALERLLREARVLEEVCEHSKLWGTAATSAQEVVQFSASRSGFLTFWDQCTEGLSPFICPVEQVLLTFCSQYGARLSLRQPGLAEAVCVKFLEDALGRKLPRRPQPGPGEQFTIFQFWSYVEALDSPSMDAYVTETAEEVLLVQNLNSDDQAVVLKALRLAPEGRLRRDGLRALSSLLVHGNNKVMAAVSTQLRSLSLGPVFRERALLCFLDQLEDEDVQTRVAGCLALGCIKAPEGIEPLVYLCQTDTEAVREAARQSLQQCGEEGQSAHRRLEESLDALPRIFGPSSMASTAF; from the exons ATGAACTCCAAGAAGAGAG GGAGCCCCGCGCGGACTCATTCCATGATGTCCCTGTCGGTGCGGCCGCAGCGCCGCCTGCTCAGCGCCCGGGTCAATAGGAGCCAGTCCTTCGCAGGCGTCCTCGGCAGCCACGAGCGCGGGCCCAG GAGCTTCACGGTCTTCAGCCCACCAGGGCCCCCACGGAAGCCTCTAGTGCTCTCCCGAGTATCGAGGATGTTTTCCGTAGCCCACCCAGCCCCCAAGGTGCCACAGCCAGAGCGGCTGGACCTGGTGTATGCCGCCCTTAAGCGGGGATTGAC GGCCTACTTGGAAGTGCATCAGCAGGAGCAGGAGAAGCTCCAGGGCCAGATAAAAGAGTCCAAGAGGAATTCTCGCCTA GGCTTCCTGTATGACTTGGACAAG CAAGTCAAGTCCATTGAACGTTTTCTTCGACGGCTGGAGTTCCATGCCAGTAAG ATTGACGAGATGTATGAAGCATACTGTGTCCAGCGGCGTCTCCGGGATGGTGCCTACAATATGGTCCGTGCATACAGCACGGGGTCTCCCGGGAGTCGAGAGGCCCGAGATAGCCTGGCTGAGGCCACTAGAGGGCACCGAGAGTACACAGAG AGCATGTGTCTTCTGGAGAATGAGCTAGAGGCACAGCTGGGCGAGTTTCATCTCCGGATGAAAG GGCTGGCTGGCTTCGCCAGGCTGTGTGTAGGCGATCAGTATGAG ATCTGTATGAAATATGGCCGCCAGCGATGGCGACTGCGAGGCCGAATAGAGAGCAGTGGGAAGCAGGTGTGGGACAGCGAAGAGACCGTCTTTCTTCCCCTGCTCACGGAGTTCCTGTCCATCAAG GTGACCGAACTGAAGGGCCTGGCTAACCATGTCGTTGTGGGCAGTGTCTCCTGTGAGACCAAGGACCTATTTGCTGCCCTGCCCCAGGTTGTGGCTGTGGACATCAATGACCTTGGCACCATCAAGCTCAGCCTGGAAGTCATATGGAG TCCCTTTGACAAGGATGACCAGCCCTCAGCAGCTTCTACAGTCAACAAAGCTTCCACTGTCACCAAGCGATTCTCCACATACAGCCAGAGCCCACCAGACACACCCTCGCTTCGGGAGCAGGCCTTCTAT AACATGCTACGGCGGCAGGACGAGCTAGAGAACGGGACGGCATGGTCCCTGTCATCTGAATCTTCAGATGACTCGTCCAGCCCACAGCTCTCAGGCACTGCTCGTCATTCATCAACGCCCAAGCCCCTGGTGCAGCAGCCAGAGCCCCTGCCCATCCAAGTTGCCTTCCGAAGGCCAGAGCCCCTCAGCTCTAGCTCCATGGAAGAAGAGCCAGCTGTGGCTCCCGCCCTGGTCAATGGGCATGCCCCTTACAGCCGGACTCTCAGCCACATCAGTGAGGCCAGTGTGGATGCTGCCCTGACTGAGGCTGTGGAAGCAGCAGGCTCAGAAAGCCCAGTCCCAGGACCTAGCCCACTTGTATATCCAGACTCCGCCCATGTGGAGCATTTCAATAGTGTTCCTCCTGTCCCAGACACTCGCCATTCTGCCACAAGACCCACCCCAAGTACAACTGGCCCTGCCCCCACATGTACAGACCCTGCCTCATCTACGCCACTAGACTTAATTCACAAAGCCACAAACTCTGATCATTCTGAGTGTCCAAGCCTCACACATACAAGCTCTACCTACAGTGCTGTAAGCGCTGTCAACAGTGTTCCAAGCCCATCTTCCACTACTGTAGATTCTACCCCCAAACCCACGCCCTCCGCCCTTGCCACTACAGGCTCTAGCCCCAGTGCTCCAGACCCAGCCCGGGCTATCACAAGCCCTCCTCACACCACCCCGAGCCCCACCCACACCACTGCCAGTCTCACCCACACTACCGCCAGCCCTACACATAGCAGCCCGGGCCCCACCCACACCACTATAAGTCCTACTTGCACTACTCCAAGCCCCACCAATGCCACTCTGAGCCCCAGTCACAGGACCACTAGCCCTACTCGAAAAACTGGGGTGTCAACTCATACCACTACAAGTCATACCAACAGTGCTGTGGACCCAGTCCAGATCACTACAAGCCACATTTCCACAACGGAAAGCCCTACCCCTTCTATAGACCTTGCTGTaagctccagctcctcctcctccgcagACCCCGCACTCCCAGGCACTGAACCTCTGCCTTGTAGCCACCCAGCCATCACTCCCTACACTAAAACAGCCGACCCCACAGCATCCTGCACCTCTTACCAGAGTCTTGCTTGTTCTGGTTCAAAGTCCCTCATAAGCCCTGCCCCAAATTCCCCAGAACAAACCCCTAAGAGCCCAAGTTCCTCTCCCTCATCCGCGGCCCCTGCACCCCAACATTCAGAACTTAGCCAGGCCACAGCTGCTCAAGCCCCAGTCCCTGAAGCAACCGAAGGAGCTGGGGACAAAAGGCTTGAAGAGGCCTTGGGGACCCTAATGGCTGCCCTGGATGATTATCGTGGTCAGTTCCCTGAGCTGCAGGGCTTGGAGCAGGAGGTGACTCGCCTGGAGAGTCTGCTCATG CAGAGGCAAGGCCTGACCCGAAGCAGGGCCTCCAGTCTTAGCATCACGGTGGAACATGCCCTGGAGAGCTTCAGCTTCCTCAATGACGATGAAGATGAAGACAACGACGGTCCTGGGGCCAG GCCCACAAGCAGCCCAGAGGCTGTGGCAGAGGACAGATTAGACTCATCAAATGTCCAGTCCCTAAGCACAGGGTGTCCAGCCCTGGATGCTACCTTGGTCCAGCACCTGTACCACTGCAGCCGCCTCCTGCTG AAACTGGGCACATTTGGGCCCCTGCGCTGCCAGGAGGCATGGGCCCTAGAACGGCTGCTGAGGGAGGCGCGTGTGCTCGAGGAAGTGTGTGAGCACAGCAAGCTATGGGGGACTGCTGCCACCTCTGCCCAGGAAG TGGTGCAGTTCTCAGCCTCTCGGTCCGGCTTCCTGACCTTTTGGGACCAGTGTACAGAGGGACTCAGCCCCTTCATCTGCCCCGTGGAGCAGGTGCTCCTCACTTTCTGCAGCCAGTACGGTGCCCGTCTTTCCCTGCGCCAGCCAGGCTTAGCCGAGGCTG TGTGTGTGAAGTTCCTGGAAGACGCCCTGGGGCGGAAGCTGCCTAGGAGGCCCCAACCAGGCCCCGGAGAACAGTTCACCATCTTCCAATTCTGGAGTTACGTAGAAGCCTTGGACAGCCCCTCCATGGATGCCTATGTGACAGAGACTGCAGAGGAGG TGTTACTGGTACAGAATCTGAACTCTGATGACCAGGCTGTTGTGCTGAAAGCCCTGAGGTTAGCACCCGAGGGGCGCCTGCGAAGGGATGGGCTTCGGGCTCTTAGCTCCCTGCTGGTCCACGGCAATAACAAAGTCATGGCTGCAGTCAGCACCCAACTTCGGAGCCTCTCACTCGGTCCTGTCTTCCGGGAAAGG GCTCTTTTGTGCTTCCTGGACCAACTTGAGGATGAGGATGTACAGACTCGAGTGGCCGGATGCCTGGCTTTGGGCTGTATCAAG GCTCCTGAGGGTATTGAACCCCTGGTGTACTTGTGCCAAACAGACACGGAAGCTGTGAGAGAAGCTGCCCGGCAGAGCCTACAGCAGTGTG GGGAAGAAGGACAGTCTGCTCATCGGCGGCTAGAAGAGTCCCTGGATGCTCTGCCTCGCATCTTTGGGCCCAGCAGCATGGCCAGCACAGCATTCTGA
- the Ripor1 gene encoding rho family-interacting cell polarization regulator 1 isoform X3 — protein MYEAYCVQRRLRDGAYNMVRAYSTGSPGSREARDSLAEATRGHREYTESMCLLENELEAQLGEFHLRMKGLAGFARLCVGDQYEICMKYGRQRWRLRGRIESSGKQVWDSEETVFLPLLTEFLSIKVTELKGLANHVVVGSVSCETKDLFAALPQVVAVDINDLGTIKLSLEVIWSPFDKDDQPSAASTVNKASTVTKRFSTYSQSPPDTPSLREQAFYNMLRRQDELENGTAWSLSSESSDDSSSPQLSGTARHSSTPKPLVQQPEPLPIQVAFRRPEPLSSSSMEEEPAVAPALVNGHAPYSRTLSHISEASVDAALTEAVEAAGSESPVPGPSPLVYPDSAHVEHFNSVPPVPDTRHSATRPTPSTTGPAPTCTDPASSTPLDLIHKATNSDHSECPSLTHTSSTYSAVSAVNSVPSPSSTTVDSTPKPTPSALATTGSSPSAPDPARAITSPPHTTPSPTHTTASLTHTTASPTHSSPGPTHTTISPTCTTPSPTNATLSPSHRTTSPTRKTGVSTHTTTSHTNSAVDPVQITTSHISTTESPTPSIDLAVSSSSSSSADPALPGTEPLPCSHPAITPYTKTADPTASCTSYQSLACSGSKSLISPAPNSPEQTPKSPSSSPSSAAPAPQHSELSQATAAQAPVPEATEGAGDKRLEEALGTLMAALDDYRGQFPELQGLEQEVTRLESLLMQRQGLTRSRASSLSITVEHALESFSFLNDDEDEDNDGPGARPTSSPEAVAEDRLDSSNVQSLSTGCPALDATLVQHLYHCSRLLLKLGTFGPLRCQEAWALERLLREARVLEEVCEHSKLWGTAATSAQEVVQFSASRSGFLTFWDQCTEGLSPFICPVEQVLLTFCSQYGARLSLRQPGLAEAVCVKFLEDALGRKLPRRPQPGPGEQFTIFQFWSYVEALDSPSMDAYVTETAEEVLLVQNLNSDDQAVVLKALRLAPEGRLRRDGLRALSSLLVHGNNKVMAAVSTQLRSLSLGPVFRERALLCFLDQLEDEDVQTRVAGCLALGCIKAPEGIEPLVYLCQTDTEAVREAARQSLQQCGEEGQSAHRRLEESLDALPRIFGPSSMASTAF, from the exons ATGTATGAAGCATACTGTGTCCAGCGGCGTCTCCGGGATGGTGCCTACAATATGGTCCGTGCATACAGCACGGGGTCTCCCGGGAGTCGAGAGGCCCGAGATAGCCTGGCTGAGGCCACTAGAGGGCACCGAGAGTACACAGAG AGCATGTGTCTTCTGGAGAATGAGCTAGAGGCACAGCTGGGCGAGTTTCATCTCCGGATGAAAG GGCTGGCTGGCTTCGCCAGGCTGTGTGTAGGCGATCAGTATGAG ATCTGTATGAAATATGGCCGCCAGCGATGGCGACTGCGAGGCCGAATAGAGAGCAGTGGGAAGCAGGTGTGGGACAGCGAAGAGACCGTCTTTCTTCCCCTGCTCACGGAGTTCCTGTCCATCAAG GTGACCGAACTGAAGGGCCTGGCTAACCATGTCGTTGTGGGCAGTGTCTCCTGTGAGACCAAGGACCTATTTGCTGCCCTGCCCCAGGTTGTGGCTGTGGACATCAATGACCTTGGCACCATCAAGCTCAGCCTGGAAGTCATATGGAG TCCCTTTGACAAGGATGACCAGCCCTCAGCAGCTTCTACAGTCAACAAAGCTTCCACTGTCACCAAGCGATTCTCCACATACAGCCAGAGCCCACCAGACACACCCTCGCTTCGGGAGCAGGCCTTCTAT AACATGCTACGGCGGCAGGACGAGCTAGAGAACGGGACGGCATGGTCCCTGTCATCTGAATCTTCAGATGACTCGTCCAGCCCACAGCTCTCAGGCACTGCTCGTCATTCATCAACGCCCAAGCCCCTGGTGCAGCAGCCAGAGCCCCTGCCCATCCAAGTTGCCTTCCGAAGGCCAGAGCCCCTCAGCTCTAGCTCCATGGAAGAAGAGCCAGCTGTGGCTCCCGCCCTGGTCAATGGGCATGCCCCTTACAGCCGGACTCTCAGCCACATCAGTGAGGCCAGTGTGGATGCTGCCCTGACTGAGGCTGTGGAAGCAGCAGGCTCAGAAAGCCCAGTCCCAGGACCTAGCCCACTTGTATATCCAGACTCCGCCCATGTGGAGCATTTCAATAGTGTTCCTCCTGTCCCAGACACTCGCCATTCTGCCACAAGACCCACCCCAAGTACAACTGGCCCTGCCCCCACATGTACAGACCCTGCCTCATCTACGCCACTAGACTTAATTCACAAAGCCACAAACTCTGATCATTCTGAGTGTCCAAGCCTCACACATACAAGCTCTACCTACAGTGCTGTAAGCGCTGTCAACAGTGTTCCAAGCCCATCTTCCACTACTGTAGATTCTACCCCCAAACCCACGCCCTCCGCCCTTGCCACTACAGGCTCTAGCCCCAGTGCTCCAGACCCAGCCCGGGCTATCACAAGCCCTCCTCACACCACCCCGAGCCCCACCCACACCACTGCCAGTCTCACCCACACTACCGCCAGCCCTACACATAGCAGCCCGGGCCCCACCCACACCACTATAAGTCCTACTTGCACTACTCCAAGCCCCACCAATGCCACTCTGAGCCCCAGTCACAGGACCACTAGCCCTACTCGAAAAACTGGGGTGTCAACTCATACCACTACAAGTCATACCAACAGTGCTGTGGACCCAGTCCAGATCACTACAAGCCACATTTCCACAACGGAAAGCCCTACCCCTTCTATAGACCTTGCTGTaagctccagctcctcctcctccgcagACCCCGCACTCCCAGGCACTGAACCTCTGCCTTGTAGCCACCCAGCCATCACTCCCTACACTAAAACAGCCGACCCCACAGCATCCTGCACCTCTTACCAGAGTCTTGCTTGTTCTGGTTCAAAGTCCCTCATAAGCCCTGCCCCAAATTCCCCAGAACAAACCCCTAAGAGCCCAAGTTCCTCTCCCTCATCCGCGGCCCCTGCACCCCAACATTCAGAACTTAGCCAGGCCACAGCTGCTCAAGCCCCAGTCCCTGAAGCAACCGAAGGAGCTGGGGACAAAAGGCTTGAAGAGGCCTTGGGGACCCTAATGGCTGCCCTGGATGATTATCGTGGTCAGTTCCCTGAGCTGCAGGGCTTGGAGCAGGAGGTGACTCGCCTGGAGAGTCTGCTCATG CAGAGGCAAGGCCTGACCCGAAGCAGGGCCTCCAGTCTTAGCATCACGGTGGAACATGCCCTGGAGAGCTTCAGCTTCCTCAATGACGATGAAGATGAAGACAACGACGGTCCTGGGGCCAG GCCCACAAGCAGCCCAGAGGCTGTGGCAGAGGACAGATTAGACTCATCAAATGTCCAGTCCCTAAGCACAGGGTGTCCAGCCCTGGATGCTACCTTGGTCCAGCACCTGTACCACTGCAGCCGCCTCCTGCTG AAACTGGGCACATTTGGGCCCCTGCGCTGCCAGGAGGCATGGGCCCTAGAACGGCTGCTGAGGGAGGCGCGTGTGCTCGAGGAAGTGTGTGAGCACAGCAAGCTATGGGGGACTGCTGCCACCTCTGCCCAGGAAG TGGTGCAGTTCTCAGCCTCTCGGTCCGGCTTCCTGACCTTTTGGGACCAGTGTACAGAGGGACTCAGCCCCTTCATCTGCCCCGTGGAGCAGGTGCTCCTCACTTTCTGCAGCCAGTACGGTGCCCGTCTTTCCCTGCGCCAGCCAGGCTTAGCCGAGGCTG TGTGTGTGAAGTTCCTGGAAGACGCCCTGGGGCGGAAGCTGCCTAGGAGGCCCCAACCAGGCCCCGGAGAACAGTTCACCATCTTCCAATTCTGGAGTTACGTAGAAGCCTTGGACAGCCCCTCCATGGATGCCTATGTGACAGAGACTGCAGAGGAGG TGTTACTGGTACAGAATCTGAACTCTGATGACCAGGCTGTTGTGCTGAAAGCCCTGAGGTTAGCACCCGAGGGGCGCCTGCGAAGGGATGGGCTTCGGGCTCTTAGCTCCCTGCTGGTCCACGGCAATAACAAAGTCATGGCTGCAGTCAGCACCCAACTTCGGAGCCTCTCACTCGGTCCTGTCTTCCGGGAAAGG GCTCTTTTGTGCTTCCTGGACCAACTTGAGGATGAGGATGTACAGACTCGAGTGGCCGGATGCCTGGCTTTGGGCTGTATCAAG GCTCCTGAGGGTATTGAACCCCTGGTGTACTTGTGCCAAACAGACACGGAAGCTGTGAGAGAAGCTGCCCGGCAGAGCCTACAGCAGTGTG GGGAAGAAGGACAGTCTGCTCATCGGCGGCTAGAAGAGTCCCTGGATGCTCTGCCTCGCATCTTTGGGCCCAGCAGCATGGCCAGCACAGCATTCTGA